TTTCAATTCGTCATACGTCAAGACGCGTCCAGTCGGATTGTTTGGATTGTTGATGATGACCGCGCGCGCGCCGCGACGAAACGCGTGACGCAATTCGTCGGGATCGAACGTGAACTGCGGCGGACGCAGCGAAACAAAAATCGGTTCCGCGCCGGCGAGAATCGCGTCGGGTCCGTAATTTTCGTAGAAGGGTTGGAGGATGGCGACCTTGTCGCCGGGATTGACGAGCGCGAACATCGTCGCGATCATCGCTTCGGTCGCGCCGCACGTGACGGTGATCTGCGTCTCCGGGTCAATCTCCATGCCATTGAACCAATGGACTTTGGCGGCGAGCGCGTGGCGCAAGCGCGGCGAACCCCAGGTAATCGCGTACTGATTCCAATCGTCGTGAATCGCTTGCGCCGCGGCGCGTTTCAATTCGGTGGGCGCGGAAAAATCCGGAAACCCCTGGGCGAGGTTGACGGCGTGGTGTTGCTGCGCGAGCCGCGTCATTTCGCGAATGACGGACTCGGTGAACGATTGCACGCGCTGCGACACGCGGGCGGAAGACAGGTTGCTCATCGTGTCGCTGATTATAACGACATTTCCCGCGCGAGCAAGTGGGCGGATTGGAAAAACATTAAACCACGCCCGGGTGGACGCGGTTTTTCAATACGCGCATTAACCTTGCGCGGGTTTTTCGTATCAACGCCGCGTACCTGGCAGAGTGCCGATGACGAGCACTTGAAACGACTGCGGTGTTGCGGTGTTGTTGACAACTTGAACATAGTACGCGCCTGCCGTCGAAAATTCGCCAACCCACGACAGGTCGCGCGCGTTGGCGCTCGCCGCGCCGATGTATTTGATTTCGCTGTTTGGCGCGTTCGCATCCTGCGCGAAAAGTAAAAATGCCAAGCCCGTTGCCGCGCCATCCGGAATCACAATTTCGATTTGCGCGCGTTCTGCCGGATAGCCGAACCCGAACCATAGCCGGGCGTACTCGGGAATGCTTTGCGGCGGACTGCCGAGCGCGAACAACACATTGCCCATCGTGATCGGCGTAGCCGCGGTAATCGTCGCGGTCGCGCTCGGGGTTGGCTCAGGCGTCAATGCGAGTGTCGGGGTCAGGGTTGTTGTCGCGGTCAACGCGAGAGTTGGCGTAGGCAACGCGCGCGGGACGAGTTGCTGGGGTGGTTGCGGCGGCGGCACGCGCAAGGTGACGCTCCCGCCGACGATGCCGAGCATGTACGGCATCCCGATCGGATTGTCGTTAATGACCTCGATCATGTACGTGCCGGCTTCGTTGAACGCGCCCTTCCAAAGCAGATTGTTGCTCGGACATTTGCCGGCATCGCAGTTGACCATTGGGGCAGAGCCGCGTCCGATGGGTTTGCTGCCGTCTTCGCGTCCGGCGACTTGACCCGGCGTGTACACATTGAATCGCAATTTCTTTGGCGTACCGTCTAGCAAAATCAGTTCGGCAATCGAACGGTCGCCGCCGTAATCGAAGAGGAACCACAGCGTCGTTTGCGGTGGAATGTACTGCCACTGATTGTCGAGGTAGATCGCGGTCGCGGGCGACGTGTTGATCGGCGCTTGCGCGGCGACGCGTGGCGCGAGCAAAAATCCACTCAACCCAAGCAAGCCGCTCACGATGAACACAAAAAGAAATTTGTTTTGCATGTTCCCCTCCTGCAAGAATTATAGCATCGGGGTTGCGGTGCGTCAATCAAATTCGCCGGGCGACTACCGCCACTTTAATTGCGAGTCGCGTCGCGCCCAATGCAATGACAATCCGCAATTGTGTAACGCGACCAAAAACAAACACCGCGCGCGAGATGAAACGAATCTCGCGCGCGGCGTTCGCGGCAGACCGATTAGTGTGAATGATCGGGCATGTGCATCATCGGTCCGTTCTTCAAAAACTTTTCGGGGTCTTTTTGGAACGCGACCTGGCATCCTTTCCCGCAAAAAAAGTACGTGGTCCCGTTATAGTCCCACTTGAATTTTGCCGTACTCTCCTCGACTGTCATTCCACAGACGGGATCTTTGTGTTGCATTCTTTCCTCCTGGTGAATTTGGATGTTAGAAGTTGGAAATTAGAAGTTGGAGGTGGGATTCCAATTTCCAACTTCCAACTTCCAACTTCCAATTTCTAGTTCACAGCATCAATTCCGATGAACAATCCGCCGATGTGTTTCCGCACCGCGCAAATCTGAAAGCCCGCGCGCGCGACCGCGGCGCGCGTATCGCGATTCAAGTGGCAATTGCCCGCGATGTTTTTCCACAACGGCGTCGCCGCGTCCTGCAAACGCGCGATCACGCGATTCTCGACACGCACGTGCTCGATGAGACGAAACATCCCGCCGGGCTTGAGCACGCGTCGTATTTCGGCGAGCGCCAGACCTGGGTCGCCAATCGAGCAAAACGTCAACGTGCCGACGACCGCATCGAACGACGCGTCGGCGAAGGGCAATGCTTCCGCAAACGCTTGGTGCAGACGGATCACGCGCGCGTGACCATTGCGTCGCGCGCGCGCGCGTTGAAGGGAAGCCCCGTCCGGGTCAATCGCGGCAATCGCCTCCGCCGCACGATAGTATTTCAAATTCAAGCCGGTGCCAATACCGATTTCGAGCACGCGCCCGCGCGCCTCGCGCACGACCCACTCGCGCCACGCGCGCACGCCGAGCGGATCGAACGGCGCGATGAGCGGATCGTAAATCGCCGCGAGCGTTTCACCCATGCGCGCGCTCCTGGGTGAGCGCGCGCGCGATCGAGTCGCGCACCGCCGGCGGTGTTGCATCGGCGACGAGTTCGTTGTTCACCTTGACGACCGGCATGTTGTGACATTCGTTGAGACACTGAGCGATCTCGAGCCGCACCTGGTCGCGATAACTCTGCTCGAATTCGCGCACGGTCGCGATGATTGCGCGCGTCGCGCCGCAGTATTGGCACACCTCGACGCGAATCACGTGGACAATCCCTCGACGACGATCATCTTGCTCGACGCGTACCGATGGCGCAGTTTGCGCGCCGGCGCATACTCGGGCGAATCAATCCATTGCTGGGCGCGCGCGACACTCTCGAATTCGAGAATGACGAGGCGCGTCGGCGACCAATCCCCTTCGAGCGTAGCAACCTTGCCGCCGCGCGCAATGTACTTGCCGCCGTACTGCACGATGGACGCGGGCGCAAGTTTTTTGTACTCGTCGTACCCCACCGGGTCGTGCACCTCAACCTCAACGATGACATACGCGGGCATCGTCACTCCTCCTGTTTGAAGTTATCGCGTTTGGATTGCCAACCGCGCATCACGCGGATCGGCGACCACTCTGCCGCCGCGCACCGTCGCGCCGATCACCAAGCCCGCGCTGATAAGCACGAAATTCTTGATGATGTATTGCCCTTCGAGCGTCGGCGCGTACGGGATCGCGGTGAACACTTCGCGCGGAAAGAACGCGACGGGGGTAAGCGTGCCGAGCATTTGCAGGAACAACAAGAACAACGTCGCGCGCATCCAGACGCCAAAGATCAATCCCAGCCCGATCACGCATTCCCAGGTTGCCAGGATCAGAATGGCGATGTTCGGCGGAATCATGCCGAACGTCAGAATGCTGATCGTCCGCGTTGCCAAATCTTGCGCGGGACTCAACCCTGGAAAAAACTTGAGCACGCCGAACCAAAAGAACACGATGCCCAGACTGACGCGCAGGAGCAGCACGCCATAGCGCGCCATCCACTCGGTCACGCGCGTGTCAATGCGATTGAACCAGACGGTTAGATTTTCCATTGCGCCACCTTTGCGTCAAACGACTGGCGCGCGAAAGCCGCGCAGTCGCAACGAGTTAGTCACGACGAACACGGACGAGAACGCCATCGCCGCGGCGGCGATGATCGGATTCAACAACAAACCGAAGAACGGATACAACACGCCCGCCGCAACCGGAATGCCGAGCACGTTGTAAAAGAACGCCCAGAACAAGTTGCCTTTGATCGTGCGAATCGTTTGCTTGGATAACGCGATGGCGGTGACGACGCCGCGCAAATCGCCGGAGATGAGCGTGATCTCGGCAGCTTGCATCGCGACGTCCGTGCCTGTGCCAATCGCGATGCCGATATTCGCCTGTGCGAGCGCGGGCGCGTCGTTGATGCCGTCGCCAACCATCGCAACCGTTTCGCCTTGCGCTTGCAGTTCCTTCACCTTATCTGCTTTTTGATGCGGCAGAACTTCGGCGAAGAAATTATCAATGCCAACCTGATGCGCGATGGCGGCAGCCGTGCGCGGATTATCGCCGGTCAGGATGTACACTTTGAGACCCAGTTTTTTCAATTCGGCGACCGCCGCGCGCGAATTCGGCTTGAGCGTATCCGCGACTGCGATCAACCCAGCCGCGCGACCATCTACCGCCGCGAACATCGCGGTCTTGCCGGCGTCCGCGAGCGACGCGGCTTGCGCGGTCAACCCGTCGAGCGAGATGTTCGAATCGCTCATCAGTTTCGCGTTGCCGATCAACAACTCGCGCCCGTCCACGCGCGCGCGAATGCCATGTCCCGCGACCGCGCCAAACTCGGTTGGCTCCATCAACTTCAACCCGGCTTCCTGCGCGTGTTTGACGATGGCTTGACCCAGCGGATGCTCGCTGTTCTTCTCGGCGCTCGCTATCAAGCGAAGGAATTCTTCTTTAGAAATTGGTACTTGGTAATTGGTAATTGTTTCCGTTACCGCCGGCGCACCCTGGGTCAACGTCCCAGTCTTGTCGAGAATAATCGCGCTGACCTTGTGCGCGGTTTCGAGCGCGCCGCCGCTGCGAATCAACACGCCGTTCTCCGCGCCCTTGCCGGTGCCGACCATGATCGCGGTCGGCGTGGCGAGACCGAGCGCGCACGGGCACGCGATAATCAGCACCGCGACAAAGTTGACGAACGCCATGTTGAACGCGGGTTGCGGTCCGAAAATCATCCACACGGCGAACGTCGCGAGCGCGAGCACGACGACCGCCGGCACAAACACCGCCGAGATTTGATCGGCGAGCCGTTGAATCGGCGCTTTCGAACCTTGCGCGTCCTCGACCAACTTGATGATCTGCGCGAGTGCGGTCTCTTTGCCGACCTTGCGCGCTTGAAATTTGAACGCGCCCACCTTGTTGATCGTCGCGCCGATCACGCCGTCGCCAACCGTTTTTTCGACCGGCAAACTTTCGCCGGTGATCATGGACTCGTCCACCGACGAATTGCCGACAAGAATCACGCCGTCCACCGGAATTTTTTCGCCGGGGCGCACGGTGACAACATCGCCGACACGCACTTGGTCAATCGGGATTTCGATTTCCGCGCCGTCGCGTTCAACGCGCGCGGTCTTGGCTTGCAGTTTCATCAAATTTTTGATCGCTTCGGACGTCTGTCCTTTGGCGCGCGCTTCGAGATACTTGCCGACTTTGATGAGCGTGATGATGACCGCCGCGCTTTCAAAGTACACGTGCGATTCGATTTTGAAACCGAACACCGGCGCGAACATCACGATCACGCTGAACCAGTACGCCGCGTTCGTGCCAAGCGAGATGAGCAAATCCATATTCGGCGCGAGCGCGCGCGCGGATTTCCACGCGCCGCGATGGTACGAGCGACCGACGTAGAATTGCACCGGTGTCGCGAGCGCGAACAAGAGCCAGGTGAATCCTGTCCATTTGAAGAACGCCGGCATGGCATCCATCCCCATCGCCGCGTCGAGTACGTCGTGCGTCATCGCCAGCGCGAAAAGCGGTAACGTGAAAAGAATGCCGACCTTCAAATCGTTCCACTCGCGTTGCCGTTCTTCTTCGCGCAAGACGCGTTCGCGGTCCACGAGTTCGGTCGTGCCGGCTTGCGCGTCGCCGGTGTCGAGCACTTCGTAGCCGACATCCTCGACCGCGTGTTTCAAATCGGCGAGCGTCGCCGCGCCGGGAATCATCTCGACCGTCGCGCGTTCCGTCGCGAGGTTGACGCTGACGTTGAGCACGCCGGGTACGGATTTGAGTCCGCCTTCGACGTGCATCACACACGACGCGCACGTCATGCCGCCAATCGGCAGCGTGATCTTGTCCACGACGACATCGTAGCCGACATCGCGCACCGCCGCGACCATTTGATCTATATTCGCTTGCGCCGGATCGAACTCGACCGTTGCGCGTTCGTTCGCGAGATTGACCGCCGCCTTTTCGACGCCGGGCACCTCTTTCAGTCCGTGCTCGACGTGCATCACACACGAGGCGCACGTCATCCCGGCGATGGGAAGAGTAACTTGTTGGGTAGACATCTAAACTCCAGTGAGCAGTAAACAGTGAACAGTAAACAGTTCACTGTTCATTGTTCACAGCTTTGCTGTGGTCTCAAATACATCGAGCAATTCGTTGATCACGCGTTCGCGCTCTTTGGAATTGTTGCCGCGAATCGCGGTCGTGACGCAACTGCCCAGGTGACGTTCGAGCAGGAGCGCGTTCAGTTTTTCGAGCGCCTTTTGGATCGCCTGCGTCTGCTTGATAATGTCAATGCAGTACGCGTCCTCGTCAATCATGCGCGCCACCGCGCCCATGTGCCCTTGAATCGAGAGCGCGCGGTTCCGCAGATCGTCTTTCTTGATTTCAGCCATTCGGGTGCCTCATTTGCTAGCCCACCCCCCACCGGAGGGGGTATCGTTTGCTATTGTATCGCGGCGACCGACTTTTGTCAAATGCGGCGTTTGGCGAGTGTACTTATTCTCGGCATAATTGAGGGTAGGAAAAAGCGATTCTCGATCGAGAATCGCTTGAGACATACACAACAGAACCGCGTTTATTTTCTACATTTGGGAGATTTGAATTTTCGGATCGTATCTCCATGTGTTTTCGGATCGGGAGCTACTTCCATGCCGTCACTACTTATTTTTATCTCAACGGTTCCGGCACAGGCTCGCGATTTTCCTTTGGGAAGGGTTTTATGACATTGAAGCGTTGCCTGTGTACAGACAAAACGCAATTTGGATTTGGAAAGGAGTCTAAAAGTATCGGTACTTGGATGGTTATATCTATTATTGGTACCTACCGAAATGACTACCAACTCAGGTGCCACTTTCCCTAATACCTGAGGCAAAGAGGGCTGTCCAGCTGCCGGGTTGTACCAAGCACCGTGATGAGGAAACTTGAGTACATCAGCTTTCAAATCTGTATTTCGCGCTATCACATGTTGCCATCCCGGACCTTCTATGTCTCCTGTCAGCAAGATTCGATGCCCTGCAAAAGTAATTCTCAAGATCACTGAAACATTATTGCTATCTCCCCTTAAGTCCGCATCGCGTTTATCTCGTTGGTCAGGATGAAGAATATCGACCACAACGTCCTGGAATTCCCATTTTTGACCGGCGAACGGAAACTCGAATTTCCATCCATGTTTGTTGGTAAGTTCCGCTAGTTGTCGCAAAATAAATTTGACTCTTTGATTATTCCTGACAAACTTAATTGTGTCATGATTATATCGAATTGATTCTACATGGTTGAAATTTTGTAACAGTTCAAGTATGCCATCAATATGATCTACATCGGTGTGGCTCAAGAATACTTGTTTTAGCGTCGTAATCTTGTGCAGATCTAGATAGTCGGCTGAGATAGCCGCTTGGCAACAATCCATTAGTAAAGCACTCGTATGGTCGGGAAGAATAATAACAGTAGAATCGCCTTGCCCCGTGTTAAGAAAGGCAACTATAGTTGTGGGGTTGGACATTGCGTTATTCCTCTACATTTTTTGACAAGAGCGAAACCAATTCTTCTTCAGATAGATAGCCAAATTCAAGAGGCGAAAAGTCGAACCACTTGATTTTCGCCAAATCAGTTTCATTCTTTTGCTCCCACGGAACCGACGCAATAAATGCGGTACCTGGACGCAAAGCCCATCCTGGCATTGCAGAAGGAATAGGAATTTCTGATTCACCACGCCCCTGCACCCAGATAGTTATTTGAATACTTTCCGCATCTATACTCTTAACCTCGCCAGAAAGTTTCCAGCGTCTACCTGAATATGTCTCAGCTTTAGTAGATGCGACAGGGATTTTTTTCCATTCCCTTCCAGGTCGAGGGAAACGTCCCATCCAAGCTTGAATTTGTTTGCGCTCCTCTCGACTTATGCCATAAGCATCAAACACAACTTCATCTAACCTGGTGACGAGCTTTCTAAGTTCGTTGTTGATCGGAGTTGGTGAGGACTTGACCTTTTCTATCTGCTGGACCAAATTACGGATTTCGTCCTTTTGTTTACTGGTGAAGACTGGGTAAGGAAGTCGTTTGAGATCACTCAAGTTAACATCTCGTTGGTAGTTGTGGCTTGCATACCAAGCGTTAGCCAAAGTACTATTGAAAACCGCGACCAATTCTTGGGCTGTGACTCCTTCGCGAGGCAGAGCATAATGGAAATTCTCAGTCACAACCAACTTGCTTCTATCGATCGCAGCATAAAATCGCCAAGGAGCAGTTGCATTTCGAGTAGCATTCAACACAAGTTTCGTCGATTTCTCGAAATGAGTTGCTTCACGCGGCCACTGGATATCTTCGCTTGGGTATTTGATGTACCTGATCCTTTGTCTTTCAGAATTTATGGCAAATGGTTCCAAGATATCGCCATTTGTATTTTTGTAAAGGACCGGTTTCCAACCCCTTCCTTTGGGTGTGGAACTGAAGTGCGTCGCCCTCGCCTTTTTACCCGGCTGGACCCCATTGTTAAGCTCACAGAAATTAGGGTGAACTGCTGGAAAGGTCATCCCTATTTTGGTCCAAACGCGATCAAATGCCGAGCTTTCCATTTTTTGCTGATATGCACTAAGCCATTTGATCTGGGGTACGACATAACTGATAGTTGGTTCTTGGTTTTGTGCAAATCCTGTTCTATCATTGCGATCAACTACGTCAACACGAACCAAGCCTGCAACTGATACAGATTTGGTTTCGCGAGAGGGTAATTTCCGCGCTAAGATAATCGCAGTTCCAACAGAAGAACTAGGAATCGTACCCTCTGGCATATGCCATACTTCGAGCAAATCACAAGATGCTAATAATTTCGAGCGAGACTGGCATGTAGCCCTCTTATTAAGAAAAGTTAGCGGGACAACAACTCCAAGAAAACCGCCAGGAGCTAACCAATCTACATAACGGTTCAGCACTTGAGCAGCCAGTTCAACGCGTTCTCCTTCTGTTGAACGTGGTTCACTGAATGGGGGATTACCAACTATAACGTGTGGCATATCTCCATATTCTTTTTGTGGATTAAGTTCGAACACATTACGGACTCGGATATCCCAACTATCACCGGCTGGCAGATCGTACAATAGCAAAGACAAACGAGCGATCTCCCTAGCGAAGGGATCTTTGTCAACTCCCCAAATATGCTTAAGCAAGTATGAGTGCCGTTCTTCTGTCGAACTTGCGATAGGCAACAAGCCCGAAAGACGATTATAGGCAGCCAAAAGTAGATTTCCAGACCCGCATGTACCATCTAGGACTGTGCGTTTCTCTGGCGGCAAATCTTCGATTGGCAATCGTTGAAATATACGTTCGGCGACAAAACGAGGTGTGTAATGGATACCTAGCTCTTCGCGCGTTGACTCGGTAACAAAAGTGTTTTCGTAAAAGTACGCCAACATATCATTAGTCAAACTACGAAATGTGAACTCACTATGCAACCTATCATATAGACTCTTCGCAGTATCCTTTCCTATGAGGTTTATTTCCTTATCCATGTTTTGAAAATAACTTGGAAAGCGATTCCGCAAGGCGGTTAGTAAAGAATTGAGGTCAAATGTGCGAAGATCGTCGTATGCCTCCAGCTTGTCTTGGAGAATACGCGCGGCTAAGATCTGAATTGCCAAACGGGTCAATGCGGTCGGATACTTTTTGCGCAATGTCTGCGGAATGGACCCAATTGCTTCTTCATATTGTTGTACGAGTGTTTTCTGGGTTGCATCACGGGCAAATGCTTCCAGTGAGGGATCAATAGAGAAAAAGGAAAATTGCCGTCCACTACGTTTTGCATCAAGCAATGACCGAGGAGACAGTTCTGCCTTATAGGCATCAAAGTATTTGCCTACCTCATCATATTGCAAAGTAGCAATTATTCTTGGTGCAAGTTGGTTACTTGTGCTATCAGCGTGGACGACAGGCCACAACTCAACGCTATCTGACAAAGCAAGGATCGCAATTGGAGCACCTACATAGCTCAATTGTCGCAGAACAGAAAATTTGTCGCCATCGAACAATTGCTTTACGGCGATGCATGCAGTGGAAATATCGTGTCGTCGGGAATCCGCAAATGCGATCAGATCGGCACGCCCCAGTCTCCTTGCCGTGGTTGCAAATTTGTAATCCCGAATGACCTTACCCCCTGAGCCAGAATAACCCAAGTGAAGAAGATTACTCTCCAAGGCATTCAACTGATAATCCCAAGTCATTGCAATCATTTTTCCTGATTCCGAACACTAGTTCGCATTTGATTGCATTCTAACATGCCGCGTATTTAATGTCAACAATCCACCAAAATTATTCCATCCAAATCAAAAACGCCCGCGTCTCTCGACGCGAGCGTTTTTACTGTTCACTACAAACTCGGTTTCCGCGTGTGCCACTCGGTCACTTGCTCGTACGCGTACGCGACCTGCAACATGCGCGTCTCGTCGAACGCGCGCGCCATCACTTGCAAGCCGACGGGCAATCCGTCCGCGAACCCGCACGGAATCGCGATCGTCGGAATGCCGGCGAGCGCTTGCGAAAGCGTAAACACATCGGCGAGATACATTTGGAGCGGATCGTCCACTTTCTCGCCAATCTTGAACGCGGTCGTCGGCGAAGTCGGTCCCACGATCACGTCCACCTTTTCAAATGCCTGGTCGAAATCCTGCTTGATGAGCGTACGAACTTTTTGCGCTTTCAAATAGTACGCGTCGTAGTAACCCGCGCTCAACGCGTATGTGCCGAGCATGATGCGCCGCTTGACCTCCGCGCCGAATCCATCGCCGCGCGTCGCGCGCATCACATCCCACATCTCGTTGCTGATCTCGTTGCGATAGCCGTACTTGACGCCGTCGTACCGTGCGAGATTCGCGGACGCCTCCGCCGGCGCGATGAGATAGTACGCCGGGAGCGAGTAATCGGTGTGCGGCAGCGTAACCGCGTGCGTCGTCGCGCCAAGCGATTCCATCACGCGCAACGCGTCGCGCACCGCGCGCTCGACGCCGGCTTGCATGCCTTCGATAAAATATTCGCGCGGCACGCCGATCCGAATATTTTGTAAGGGCGACGCATGCGTCGCCCCTACCAGCGCCGCTTCGTAATCCGGCACCGGCGTATTCACCGAGGTCGCTTCGTGCGCGTCGTACCCGGCGATGATGCCCAGAATCGTCGCGGCATCGCGCACATCCTTCGCCATTGGTCCCACCTGGT
The genomic region above belongs to Chloroflexota bacterium and contains:
- a CDS encoding YHS domain-containing protein, with product MQHKDPVCGMTVEESTAKFKWDYNGTTYFFCGKGCQVAFQKDPEKFLKNGPMMHMPDHSH
- a CDS encoding class I SAM-dependent methyltransferase, whose protein sequence is MGETLAAIYDPLIAPFDPLGVRAWREWVVREARGRVLEIGIGTGLNLKYYRAAEAIAAIDPDGASLQRARARRNGHARVIRLHQAFAEALPFADASFDAVVGTLTFCSIGDPGLALAEIRRVLKPGGMFRLIEHVRVENRVIARLQDAATPLWKNIAGNCHLNRDTRAAVARAGFQICAVRKHIGGLFIGIDAVN
- a CDS encoding NAD(P)H-dependent oxidoreductase subunit E, with product MIRVEVCQYCGATRAIIATVREFEQSYRDQVRLEIAQCLNECHNMPVVKVNNELVADATPPAVRDSIARALTQERAHG
- a CDS encoding DUF1330 domain-containing protein — protein: MPAYVIVEVEVHDPVGYDEYKKLAPASIVQYGGKYIARGGKVATLEGDWSPTRLVILEFESVARAQQWIDSPEYAPARKLRHRYASSKMIVVEGLST
- a CDS encoding DoxX family protein, whose product is MENLTVWFNRIDTRVTEWMARYGVLLLRVSLGIVFFWFGVLKFFPGLSPAQDLATRTISILTFGMIPPNIAILILATWECVIGLGLIFGVWMRATLFLLFLQMLGTLTPVAFFPREVFTAIPYAPTLEGQYIIKNFVLISAGLVIGATVRGGRVVADPRDARLAIQTR
- a CDS encoding copper-translocating P-type ATPase, producing MSTQQVTLPIAGMTCASCVMHVEHGLKEVPGVEKAAVNLANERATVEFDPAQANIDQMVAAVRDVGYDVVVDKITLPIGGMTCASCVMHVEGGLKSVPGVLNVSVNLATERATVEMIPGAATLADLKHAVEDVGYEVLDTGDAQAGTTELVDRERVLREEERQREWNDLKVGILFTLPLFALAMTHDVLDAAMGMDAMPAFFKWTGFTWLLFALATPVQFYVGRSYHRGAWKSARALAPNMDLLISLGTNAAYWFSVIVMFAPVFGFKIESHVYFESAAVIITLIKVGKYLEARAKGQTSEAIKNLMKLQAKTARVERDGAEIEIPIDQVRVGDVVTVRPGEKIPVDGVILVGNSSVDESMITGESLPVEKTVGDGVIGATINKVGAFKFQARKVGKETALAQIIKLVEDAQGSKAPIQRLADQISAVFVPAVVVLALATFAVWMIFGPQPAFNMAFVNFVAVLIIACPCALGLATPTAIMVGTGKGAENGVLIRSGGALETAHKVSAIILDKTGTLTQGAPAVTETITNYQVPISKEEFLRLIASAEKNSEHPLGQAIVKHAQEAGLKLMEPTEFGAVAGHGIRARVDGRELLIGNAKLMSDSNISLDGLTAQAASLADAGKTAMFAAVDGRAAGLIAVADTLKPNSRAAVAELKKLGLKVYILTGDNPRTAAAIAHQVGIDNFFAEVLPHQKADKVKELQAQGETVAMVGDGINDAPALAQANIGIAIGTGTDVAMQAAEITLISGDLRGVVTAIALSKQTIRTIKGNLFWAFFYNVLGIPVAAGVLYPFFGLLLNPIIAAAAMAFSSVFVVTNSLRLRGFRAPVV
- a CDS encoding metal-sensitive transcriptional regulator; its protein translation is MAEIKKDDLRNRALSIQGHMGAVARMIDEDAYCIDIIKQTQAIQKALEKLNALLLERHLGSCVTTAIRGNNSKERERVINELLDVFETTAKL
- a CDS encoding SAM-dependent DNA methyltransferase; the protein is MIAMTWDYQLNALESNLLHLGYSGSGGKVIRDYKFATTARRLGRADLIAFADSRRHDISTACIAVKQLFDGDKFSVLRQLSYVGAPIAILALSDSVELWPVVHADSTSNQLAPRIIATLQYDEVGKYFDAYKAELSPRSLLDAKRSGRQFSFFSIDPSLEAFARDATQKTLVQQYEEAIGSIPQTLRKKYPTALTRLAIQILAARILQDKLEAYDDLRTFDLNSLLTALRNRFPSYFQNMDKEINLIGKDTAKSLYDRLHSEFTFRSLTNDMLAYFYENTFVTESTREELGIHYTPRFVAERIFQRLPIEDLPPEKRTVLDGTCGSGNLLLAAYNRLSGLLPIASSTEERHSYLLKHIWGVDKDPFAREIARLSLLLYDLPAGDSWDIRVRNVFELNPQKEYGDMPHVIVGNPPFSEPRSTEGERVELAAQVLNRYVDWLAPGGFLGVVVPLTFLNKRATCQSRSKLLASCDLLEVWHMPEGTIPSSSVGTAIILARKLPSRETKSVSVAGLVRVDVVDRNDRTGFAQNQEPTISYVVPQIKWLSAYQQKMESSAFDRVWTKIGMTFPAVHPNFCELNNGVQPGKKARATHFSSTPKGRGWKPVLYKNTNGDILEPFAINSERQRIRYIKYPSEDIQWPREATHFEKSTKLVLNATRNATAPWRFYAAIDRSKLVVTENFHYALPREGVTAQELVAVFNSTLANAWYASHNYQRDVNLSDLKRLPYPVFTSKQKDEIRNLVQQIEKVKSSPTPINNELRKLVTRLDEVVFDAYGISREERKQIQAWMGRFPRPGREWKKIPVASTKAETYSGRRWKLSGEVKSIDAESIQITIWVQGRGESEIPIPSAMPGWALRPGTAFIASVPWEQKNETDLAKIKWFDFSPLEFGYLSEEELVSLLSKNVEE
- the gatA gene encoding Asp-tRNA(Asn)/Glu-tRNA(Gln) amidotransferase subunit GatA; its protein translation is MELFRLTIHQACELLQKGEISSVELTRAVLQRIDAVEARVQAFLTLIGERALDQAREADAQWAQHRRDGTPAPKLLGIPMAIKDEVLTRGVRTTAGSKILNNFVPPYNATVMEKLNAAGGILIGKTNQDEFAMGSSTENSRYFVTHNPWDLERVPGGSSGGSAAALAADETLFALGTDTGGSVRQPASFTNVVGLRPTYGRVSRYGIVAYASSLDQVGPMAKDVRDAATILGIIAGYDAHEATSVNTPVPDYEAALVGATHASPLQNIRIGVPREYFIEGMQAGVERAVRDALRVMESLGATTHAVTLPHTDYSLPAYYLIAPAEASANLARYDGVKYGYRNEISNEMWDVMRATRGDGFGAEVKRRIMLGTYALSAGYYDAYYLKAQKVRTLIKQDFDQAFEKVDVIVGPTSPTTAFKIGEKVDDPLQMYLADVFTLSQALAGIPTIAIPCGFADGLPVGLQVMARAFDETRMLQVAYAYEQVTEWHTRKPSL